The proteins below come from a single Balaenoptera musculus isolate JJ_BM4_2016_0621 chromosome 1, mBalMus1.pri.v3, whole genome shotgun sequence genomic window:
- the LOC118881727 gene encoding ras-related protein Rab-42: MEAGGCRYQFRIALLGDAAVGKTSLLRRYVAGAPGIPEPEPELESVPTVGVEFYSRTLQLRAGPRVKLQLWDTAGQERFRCITRSFYRNVVGVLLVFDVTNRKSFEHIRDWHQEVMATQGPDKAIFLLVGHKSDLQSTRCVSAQEAEELAASLGMAFMETSAKNNCNVDLAFNTLTDAIQQALQQGDIKLEEDWGGVRLIQNTQIPRPASRTQHPGPCKC; the protein is encoded by the exons ATGGAGGCGGGGGGCTGCCGCTACCAGTTTCGGATCGCGCTGCTGGGGGACGCGGCCGTGGGCAAGACGTCGCTGCTGCGGCGCTACGTGGCGGGCGCGCCCGGGATCCCGGAACCCGAGCCGGAGCTCGAGTCGGTGCCCACGGTGGGCGTCGAGTTCTACAGCCGCACTCTGCAGCTGCGGGCCGGGCCGCGCGTGAAGCTGCAGCTCTGGGACACGGCGGGCCAAGAGCGCTTCAG GTGCATCACCAGGTCCTTTTACCGGAATGTGGTCGGTGTCCTGCTGGTCTTTGATGTGACAAACAGGAAGTCCTTTGAACACATCCGAGACTGGCACCAGGAGGTCATGGCCACTCAGGGCCCCGACAAGGCGATCTTCCTGCTGGTTGGCCACAAGAGTGACCTGCAGAGCACCCGTTGTGTCTCAGCCCAGGAGGCAGAGGAGCTGGCTGCTTCCCTGGGCATGGCCTTCATGGAGACCTCCGCCAAAAATAACTGCAACGTGGACCTGGCCTTCAACACCCTCACTGATGCCATCCAGCAGGCCCTGCAGCAGGGGGACATCAAACTGGAGGAGGACTGGGGGGGTGTCCGGCTCATCCAGAACACCCAAATCCCCAGGCCCGCCAGCAGGACACAGCACCCGGGCCCATGCAAGTGTTGA